A region of the Montipora foliosa isolate CH-2021 chromosome 8, ASM3666993v2, whole genome shotgun sequence genome:
TTGATGAAAAACGGGGTTAATATCTTCTTCAGACTTATCCAGATCAACTTTGGTTTGAAATTCCGCTATAGCTGCTACGTGTTGCATTGGCGTTTTAGTCTTCTCGATTTTCACTTCCATCAAGACACCAGCTTTTGCTGTAGGTTCGATGGGGGCTCTAGCTTCAAATTTAGGCCATTGTCCTTCGGGTAACTGCAGGAAAAAGGGTCCCTTTATCCAGTCTTCGAGTTGGGATGGATCTATTCCTCTATTGAGAATGTCGGCTGGATTGAACTTTGACCTGATGTATCGGAAGTCTTTCACCCCAACAGTTTCTTGGAATTCTGCAACTCGACTTGATACGAAAGGTTTGAATTGACGTGATGGGGTCTTAATCCAAGAAAGGACAGTAGAAGAGTCCAACCAGAAGATCCTCTTGCTGTCTTGGATGTTCGCAAACTGTAGAGAGTTTCTGCAAGCTTCATATATCCTTGCAAGTGTTAAACAGCCCATGAGCTCCAGTCTCGGGATCGTTTTTCTCTTTAGTGGGGCGACGAAGGACTTGACTAAAACAGGGACGCACTTGTGACTTCCGTTCTTTAACTCCCATCGGAGGAAAGTGACCGCTCCGTAAGCTTTTTCGCCACCATCACAGAATCCATGAATTTGTGGTACCCCAATCGcgtggcttggttttaacttgcGATCGAATTCGACTGTTGAGAGGTGATTTATGGCTTGCAAATTCTCCATCCACTTGCTCTTGACTGCTGTAGGTAAGGTTTCGTCCCAATTGTAGCCTGAATGCCATAAGTCCGGCAAGTCGATCCTAAATTTAATAGCTACCGGCATCACAAGACCGATTGGGTCCCACAATTGTCCAATAAGACCCAGGCAACGTCTCTTTGTCAAAAGGTCCATCTGGTCGTGTTCGTTCCTTTTCAGGGAAAACTTATCTGTTTGTTTATCCCATCTTAGACCAAGAAGATCTGCCCAGCGTTCAACTTTGGACTGGTCAATCCCTGCACGATTTGAATGCCAAGCTTTAATCTGGAAATGACCTTTCTTAAGAATGGCGTCAATGTCGCTGATAATCTGTTTTGCTTCCGTTGTAGTTGCTTTGGAACTTCCGATGTCATCCACGTACATAtggttttgaagttcttttgaagttcttttcggCTTGAGATATCTTTGCTAGTGTGTTGATGGCATTCGTTGCTATGTCGGGAGCTGGCTTATCTCCAAAGTTCAACCTGAGCCATTGGTATACTGTTGGCGAGTTGCTAATCTTACTCCTCCAAAGGAACCTGTGAAAAACCTGGTCGTCGGGATGAACCAAGATTTGATTGAACATTTTGCGTATATCACCGATAAAGGCTACGTCGTTCCATCTCCATGCTGCCAATACTGTTGATGTAGTTTGGCCCTTTCTCTAGGTAATCATTAAGGGACAAACCGTCGTTACTTTTCGAAGATGAGTCAAAGACAAGTCGAACTTTTGTCGTTCTTTCCGGTGTTAACACGGCTTGTAAGGGTGAGTACCATTCAGGCTTGGTATGATAAATCTGGTCAGGAGAGACTTGAATCACGTAGTCCTGCTCTAGAAAATTTTGGACTTCCTCATTGACAACATCGAGACACCCCTTTTTCTGGAATGACCTCTCCGTGGAAAACAGCCTTTTCAGTGCGATGCCATAGTTACTTTGTTTGGGAAGGCCCGCTTCCATCCGCGTCATCTtaacttgtattcttccgtcaaCCAGGGTAGTTGAGGCTGCGAGTGACTTAACGAACTTGCTTTCGCGTATCTCGTTTTCGCTACACGTACAAAGGTTGGTCGGTTTGACGCCAAGGAGGTCTTGGTGAAGAAGTTCTTTGATGTCGTCTACGACATTTGCTGTTCTGATTTCAACCGACTGAATTTCTGAAGTAGTAGAGTTGTTCTTTTGAAACTGTCCCATAACGTACCAACCAAAACATTTTCGTTTCGCGACAGGTTCCCCTGGCTCTCCGGACACTGTGTGGATATCAATGAAGGCTTCTACAAAGTCTGTACCGACAAGGAGATCTATGGCGCCACCCGAAAGGTGCAGTTTATCACAAACGTGCTTGAGATGAGGGTAGTGCCGCACTAATTCCTTGGAAAGCGTTTTTGCTTTACTGCAGGGCCTTGTAACAGTGTACACCTGAAGGGTCTTCTTAATATCCTCGAAGTGCGAATCACAcacaaacaaaaagatcatcacTTATATAGGATAAAAATCGCACCATTCAAGACCAGTCAGGGCTAATAGGAACTACTTTTTTTCAAAGTATACTCATTTTTGATGGCATCCTTGGTCAGATAACTGACATTAGCAAAGTCAGTCTCCCCCTCCTTGACAACCTTTATTTTTAATAAACCAAAAGGATTGTAGCCATCCTGAAGTGCTTGAAGATCATACACCTTGCGGTCAGGGCTGCAGCCAAGCCAGGGGCATTTAGGATGGATGATCAATCCAGATGGAAACAAATTTACAGAGCCACCCTTGGCTTTGTTGGCATAGGCCATTGCAGCCTTTGGCTCTAATTCTATGCCTCGTCTCATTGGTACAGTTACAACATGTCGAGACGGATTGAGCTGCTTAATTAGGTTTTCAAAGTCTCGTACCCGTCTTGCAACAAGACCAAACTTACTGGCGGTAATTCTCTTCCTACGTATCACGTGCCAAAGATTGTTTAAGCTTTGTGTCACTGTTTTCTCTTGAGTGTCAAGAGACGCTTCTTTAGTCACACTTAAAGCATCTAAGGAAGCTTGCTGTTTTTGTGTTAGGGCAGTTGAGACACTGTTGTCAAATCTGGTTTCAGCAGAGTCCAAAGATAATGTGGGGAAGTTAGTACAACTAAAATCATTAATAAGATAATCTTCAGAGAGTTTTTGTTGATAGGAAAGAATAGAGCCCCTGagtactttccaaaattttcTATTCTCTAATGGCATGCTAGCAAGCTTCTCTGCTCTTTCTTGGAAGGATTCTTGCTATCAATGGTTTGGTTTTAAAGTTatcaaaattttcttttatcaTTGTACAGTAAACATCTGATGGAGAGTAAAGGGTGCTCTTGATGAATTTGTTGTAATTAGCACCTACTTTCGGCTTCTTAACTAAGATGTCTTGAATCTCTTTTGGCTCGATTTTTCTCTCTCTTGGTATACTCCATCTTTGTGGCATACTTGTGCATTTCAAAGCATCAGGAATTGACCGGAGACCAAGCCGTTTGCAATGAGCCATGTAGTAAAGAAGTCCAACCACGTGGTGACAGTATCCTTCTACACCAGCTACACAAGAACATCTCCCAGACGTTGAACAATCAACAAGATTTATCCTAGCTTCTAGATTGTGTGGCGGCTCACTCTTCTTCATTGAGCGGTAGCAGCAGCTTCCAACTCGTAAGTAACTAGAATAAGAACAGCAAAATTATAAGATCAAGCGAACTCAAGGCAATTAAGAGAAATCACCAACGTAGGCAAGTTTTACCTTTAATGTCGTGTAAATAACCAGGCTCAGCAAAGAAGTTATAAGCTTTAGCAGTGCTTTGGCACCCAGACTTGTCCTTTGCGTACATCTCCACAAATGCAAAAGTTAAATCAGGCAGGAAACTTAAGTCTTGTGAGGAGTTTTCAGCTGATgcgaaagaagaagaaagacacCGAAATTTGAGTATAAATGTCGGATTACAGCTGCGTTATGTATTCGTTTTTCgctcaaaaaaaattaaatttattcaATAGTAAGTTGATATTTTGTTTTCGATGAAAATGTAAAGCCTAGCTCTCAGTTGATTTTAcaagtctttttttcttctcacaTACCTTGGTTAGACGACATGTTGTTTATCCTGCGCCGCCGACgtgaaaaataaaaacgacAAAATTCTCTCCAGTTTTGGTATAACTTTGTTGCTGATACATTCCGGGGAAGCTGTTGATCACTACTTACTGGATTTCTAGAATTGCCATATTTTTTAACTTGTTATCCGCTGAATTCTTTGTTTGAACGCACACCTCTGTGACCTCTATACTGCCTGAGATCACTGGAGTgtttgctctccagtatggtGTTGCTATGCAGTATCCAAGCACGTGATCTCTaactgcaaaaggcctattcatgTACCACTAACAAAAGGAAGATGAATGCTTTTGCTCAGGACCAAACAGGTATCatgaaaaaagaagagaaacaagTAATTTATCAATGAATTATttgccagtatcaaaaataccataatactctttgtttgtccctccaaaagtttgcataagcaACGTTTTTAtgttctcttgggacttacaatggtcccaagagaaatttgaaacaatgcttacgcaaaattttggaaggataaacaaagagtattatggtatttttgatactggctaattgaCCTGTAGTGAAAGGGAGGACCCTAGCAAATGTAAGGCAGTTTCCATCCCCCTCCACTTGCATATGCATTTGACTGTACCATTTCCCAGCATTATGGGAAATACCAAACCATGTTATTCACTTTTGTAAGGATAAGTGACCCTGAGAGTAACAAAAGATACACACAACTACAACTCTTGGTTGTTGAACTTTGACATTTTTTTATTACTGTTGTACATACTCCACTTATGCTTGTGTTAGTGTTGTTACCAGAAACGCAGAGTAATAAATTAAAGGTTCAATATCAAATGATGACAATTTGCTCTTAGGTGTCTTTTGGGAAAACATAAATCAATCTCCAATCAAAAATTAATGTGAGCAAATAAAGACTCAGTATCAACTGATGTCAATTTGctaatgtgaaaaaaaatgcttttcctTAGAACTGTTAAAAGTGCAATGCCATTTCAAGCTCCTCTTGCAGTAATTAGAATTACGTCTGGAAACAATGGGAATGGTAACTTAATTCATGGCATTGCCACCTGCATGGGGCTTGCAAAAGGCTAACGGATAATAAACAAATACATTAGTCCTTACTTACAGACTTCTCAAACACATTGAGAAACCTGTTCATTAATGCCATGCGTTCTTGAGGCATACTTTCcatttcattaattttctccttttcttcctcttttatGGCTTGAGAGAAATCCTGAAAGAGGGTAATAAGATTCTTCCTTCTTCTTTCAGGAACccttatcttttctttttttttttactggcaGAGGTACTTCCTTTCCATCACCTGTTGTTGATGTTGATGGTGACTGTGAACTGCTTGTCGCTTGTCTCTTCATTGCTGGTCGACCTTTGCTTTCGCTTAAGGCCATCCAGATTGCTACAGGTTGCCTTTGGCTGTATGGCATCATCACGTGAGAAAATCTCATGTAACTCGTCAAAGAAACGGCATTTTTTGGGATCCTTCCCTGTGGTATTACAACTGACATAACTTctctttaaatttttaaatttcgtTTCGCACATTTTCGAACTTCTCATTGCCCACTTCAGCTGAAATTCTTTGCTAATCTCTTCCCATAAACGTTTGTTTTTGGTGTTAATATCTTTTAAATGTTCCTTACGGTCACTGTGGCAGGAAATCAGCAGTAAGACGTAGTCTCTTGACCACTGAGCATTGAGATAGTGACTCAAAGGTTCGCTATCGTCGTTGCCTGCACTTGATTGACTTGCAGTTTCTCCTGTTGGTTACATGGATCATAAACATAACATGAAAGATGCAGGCCTGGCGGGGTGTCATTGCTGGGATCGTACCACAACAGACCTCTCCAGTATTGCCCTTGATGAAGAATGCATTAAAAAGGAATCATTAAACATTGCCCAGTTTTAAAATGGTTGTTGGGTTCAGAAATCAGAAATTCATCAAGCCTTGCCAAAAATCGATCTCGTTCCAACTACGACTGGTTTTACCTGTACATATAAATCGAATTTTAAATATGCAGCAATAAATTCTTGCCTAAATTTGCCATAATGCACTAGTTCTTGAATGTAATGGAGGTCTTCGCGGGAAAACACATACGAGGCTCGGACAAGGACTCGGACGAGTAATATCACAGGGAACTTTGCCTTTCTATTTATATTCATGACTCGTACACAAGGATGAGTGTGCAGCACGAACTGGGAGCCTGAGTGTTTAATGCCGTCCGAGTATCGTTACAAAGCTCAGATAAGATACTAGTTACAAGGTAAACATAAAGTAAGAACCACTCAGGCTAAAGCATGTGCAACCGCCTGATACGCAAACccaaaaacccagtgggaaaatAGGAACGTATTCCCCAACCAAATGCAGGCGCACTAACCTCTGGGGGCTAGAGGTAATATAAGATTTCCAGACATTCAAAGTGATCTCAAATAAAACGTGAAAGTTCCAGAGCTGAGATGAATACATTACATCCTGACAAACCTTATATATCTAAATAACAATGGGCTAATTCAATGCCATAGCGGCACCCGTGCATTTCATGCCAACAAGAAAATATTTACACTCTTTGTCGCTATCACTTACAGTTCAGATCCGCCAAATGTAAATACATTTCCTATTTATATTCATGACTCGTACACAAGGATGGGTGTGCAGCTCGAACTGTGAGCTGCTGGGAATACAAAGAACGGGAAAAACTAGAGGCCTAAAGAAATAGAAACAGCTAAACGGCTTTCTAAGGAGTCCTCGACATACCCATCTTTAGCGTTCTCTGAACGCCATTTACCGTGCCGCTTGAACATTCTATCCGAAATTCCATTTAATATTAGCGGCGGAATAGGCACCGCCACTCCTGAAGCTATGCCAGGAATAACATTTAGGATCGAATCCAACGTCCAGTGACAAAGCCCAGGGACAAAGGTCGGTACCAGTTTTAACAATTGGAACGACGGCGCCTTCACGGTATTGATCAGTCTTACTACCTTCGATAAACGGTTCATAGTATGTGGCATGGGAAATTACATCTTTAAGCTTAAGATTGGATAATTCATCAAATCTCAGGAACCCTGCAAAGGCAAGGAGAGCCATGGCCATGAACCTCGTGTCCACCAATGACCCGTCAAGGCTCTGGAAAAACTTGAGCAAAATCTCCCCTCTGAAAGGTAATTTTTTGGATGTCTGGTGGGACAGCCTCCGCCTGGCAGACTTTCTGTGGGAGTGTATGACTTGTTGGAGACTGCAAACCAGCAATATCGTGCGCCCAGCGGATGCTGTACAAGGCTGACTGGACCGGGGATGGAAAAGTAGACGCTTGAAGGACACAAAGCAAGTACAAGGCAACATAGGCGGGTGTAGCTGGTAGCACAGTAATCTCGGGAAACTTGGAGGCCCAGGAGCGCCATCGTTCAAAGCCGTTGAGATAGGTGAGTGTAGTATTATCTGCTCTGGAACCAAGGACAACTTCGGGTAACTTGTCAGCCAAACGGCGTAGATAAGGGTCCTGTACATGAGTGAGCTCGGTCCACATAGGGCTGGAAAAGACGTCTGGGGAAAAACAAAGGGAGAGGATACATGATAGGCATCCGCGAGGAAAACAAAGGGTTATGATACGGAGGGGTGGGGTGGTACAGAACATGGGGAACGCCACCCATAGCGAACAGAAGTAGTCACCGAGACTATGCCCATACGCGGCCACCAAGGCACACGTGACCTCACGCGAAGTAAACCGAAAAATCACCAGAAGATCCTAGGCGAGCTGTTAGagtacacaaatcacttgaattTTTGATGGCGACCGGACGAGAGCTTTCATTTTTCCTCAGCCAGATGGTGGAGTTCTTGGCCCAGCAAAATGAGAAACGAtatctttcctttattttcttggCGTCAGATAATAAACTCTGCAATCGTGGGGAAAGGTGATCGTAGATAGCAGCACGATCTAAGGATGAGTTTTCTCGGAGACCAATATCTGCAGGATTGATCCTGGTTACTTCTCTACGGGAAGCCATTACACGATCACGAGCGATGCGCCGGGTAAACTTACAAATAATCGGTTTCGGCCGACCATCGGACGCGTTACGAAATGGCACTCGATGGGCAATGTCAAGGTCATaaggatgaatttcagctcCAATTGAGCTGAAGATTCTCATGCAAAGTTGCAACGTTTCACCGGCGCTTTCTCGTTGTTTAAGTTCAGGAACACCTACAAGCTTGATGTTATATGAATACGAATATTCCAATCATACTTGATCCAGTGAAGATGATATTTTATCCACTTGAGATGACAAATGTTTAACAGATTTTTCAATAAGAGACATCTTGTCGTTGACATACTTCTTAAAATCTTCTTGGATATTGCTCGGAGTTGCCGTGGTAATTCCCTCTTCAGTAACTTCAGATGAGTTAGCTTGGCCGCCATTTCGGCCAGCCTTAACTTCGTCAAGTAGGTTTTGTAATTCACCaaaaatttcttgaattttatcTTTTAGCTTGTCATTTTCCAGTATCAATGATTGGACTGTGTCTCTTACCATTTTGGTCAAGGTTTCAGCAATGTTCAAACTAAAAAACTGATCAGAGTGAAGAGCTTCGAAATAAGCGTCTTGTCTGCTACGCACACATGCGTATTTATTCTTTTGtcgttttgttttcttcttttgtcGTCATCGCTATCGTCGGCAAGATCTCTGCGTTGATATTCGTTAACTACTTCCCAACCTTCTTCGGCAGAATCCGCAATAAGGATGAGCTTGTTCCTGTGGGCAAGCTTCTTCTCACTTTCTTTTAACTCTTCGAGGGCTTTATCCACCTGAGGCGGTGTAGCTGCAAGGAACGAGGAGGCCGACTGAACGTGATCAAGCACTT
Encoded here:
- the LOC137968812 gene encoding uncharacterized protein, producing the protein MALLAFAGFLRFDELSNLKLKDVISHATYYEPFIEGETASQSSAGNDDSEPLSHYLNAQWSRDYVLLLISCHSDRKEHLKDINTKNKRLWEEISKEFQLKWAMRSSKMCETKFKNLKRSYVSCNTTGKDPKKCRFFDELHEIFSRDDAIQPKATCSNLDGLKRKQRSTSNEETSDKQFTVTININNR
- the LOC137968810 gene encoding uncharacterized protein — translated: MIFLFVCDSHFEDIKKTLQVYTVTRPCSKAKTLSKELVRHYPHLKHVCDKLHLSGGAIDLLVGTDFVEAFIDIHTVSGEPGEPVAKRKCFGWYVMGQFQKNNSTTSEIQSVEIRTANVVDDIKELLHQDLLGVKPTNLCTCSENEIRESKFVKSLAASTTLVDGRIQVKMTRMEAGLPKQSNYGIALKRLFSTERSFQKKGCLDVVNEEVQNFLEQDYVIQVSPDQIYHTKPEWYSPLQAVLTPERTTKVRLVFDSSSKSNDGLSLNDYLEKGPNYINSIGSMEMERRSLYR
- the LOC137968809 gene encoding uncharacterized protein codes for the protein MYVDDIGSSKATTTEAKQIISDIDAILKKGHFQIKAWHSNRAGIDQSKVERWADLLGLRWDKQTDKFSLKRNEHDQMDLLTKRRCLGLIGQLWDPIGLVMPVAIKFRIDLPDLWHSGYNWDETLPTAVKSKWMENLQAINHLSTVEFDRKLKPSHAIGVPQIHGFCDGGEKAYGAVTFLRWELKNGSHKCVPVLVKSFVAPLKRKTIPRLELMGCLTLARIYEACRNSLQFANIQDSKRIFWLDSSTVLSWIKTPSRQFKPFVSSRVAEFQETVGVKDFRYIRSKFNPADILNRGIDPSQLEDWIKGPFFLQLPEGQWPKFEARAPIEPTAKAGVLMEVKIEKTKTPMQHVAAIAEFQTKVDLDKSEEDINPVFHQLLNTCSTFSKIRRTLAYVHGFLQNARKKNVKTGSFTVQELQGSEKQLFKWSQAHLDPSVIDNKLTPKLDENGLLRAHRRLEDVRSLPQELRNPVILPRDHSLVILLLRDLHERRGHCGYKSLINGARRKCWIIGVRGMSKALTTKCITCRKLRKKPLKQLMGQIPSLRVAIGTPPFFNTAMDLFGPLHIKRNRKTLKEAKSFSPA